Part of the Ictalurus furcatus strain D&B chromosome 28, Billie_1.0, whole genome shotgun sequence genome is shown below.
AAGACACGAGCACTCTGAAAAACATCTCCAGTGACACCAGGAGTCCAGACTCCATTGTTCTATTTCCCCAAGCTCCAGCTCAGTGCAGCTCAGTGCAGATCTTCCTCTTTAAGTGCTATAAGGCTTGTGCTTTAAGCTATAAGTGCTTTAAGCTATAAGGAACTCGCTCTACAGCTGAGTGTCCAAGCCTATTTAAATACGGTTAACAGAGTTGAAGGGGGTGTATTCGAGCAGAGGAAACGCGAACATGTACAGGACGTGGTGTTCTCCTAGACTACTTGTTTGAGTGATTCGACATCCATTGGTGTGAGCTAGTATGGCTGTATAATTAtcacattttattaacatttttgaagCTCATATATAAAACTAGTACTCTTGCCCCTAGCAAACCTGTTTTCAATACAACCTAGACCTACAGAAGGTTTTGCTTAGCTGGATGAGCTTACTTCAGGTTTGTTTTGGATTTAAACTCTGTAGATATTTAGGATAAAAGATGACCAGACCAGACGTTTGAGTAATAGTGTGtaataggggtgtgtgtgttctgtgtgagTTGACGAAAACAATGATGTTATTGTGCCACACAACCGGGATTTCTCacagaaataagaaaaatacagcACCGGAATCATTACGGgcagtgaaaatattttcatataaacatgttggtgtgtttcTGGAAGCCGTTTTCCGTTCGAATGTTTGAAGCCCGTCGTATTTGGCgtgagaatgaatgagagagaaatgtgaCTAATCCAAATTGTTTACAGTGTGTCTCCCGTGTCAGTAATTGTTATTCGGGTCAATTCTGAGCGCACTTCATGATCTCACAGTTCCCTCACTGGGGTATTGGTGAATTTTACATGTTGTGTGTTTGATATTCTTTTCTGAATGTCTGATTTCTGTCTTCCCCATGAATGTGAGCAGATCTTTGTTCAAGGTCGTGAGAGtgcgtgtgagtgcgtgtgtatgtgtaagatGTTACGCTATGATATCTTCCGGATGTGTCTGTACATCACGAGGAGTTGCAGTAACAGCACAGTTGTTTGCGTGTACAAGGGAAAACTCTTACCTATGCATTTTTCTGAGTACTTAATCACAATGATGAAAATTAAATTCGAGCTCAaatttcacttcctgttcagtTTTGTTCTTTTACGAAGGatgtaagttaaaaaaaaaaaactttacacaaaTAAAGATCCGGTTAATAAACGGTGAAAACACCtcacacatttatttcagtgttaCTGTTTATGAATATTAACTGTAAGTCTTTCACTTGGacattgatttcattttttatttttattttttttgtcagtagTCCATAAGATATtagatacaaaacaaaacaaggaccATGAGTTCGGACATGTCACCTTTCATTTGAAGGCATTGCAGTCAACTCCAGGATTATTGGCTTCAAGAAAATGAGAATATTAGAATTACTTAAAATATCAATAGTAAGAAATGTGTACATGTTTCTCTACCACTTAAACTAATAATGGGATATTAAGTTTAGATATGCCAGGGCTTATTTATCAAtgttttagtaaagttgtgtgtaaatgtttgtataaaaccatccatccatccatccatccatcttcaaccgcttactccttttcagggtcacggggaacctggagcctatcccagggagcattgggcacaaggcggggtacaccctggacagggtgccagtccatcgcagggcacaatcacatacacattcacacacccactcatacactacggacactttagacacaccaatcagcctaccatgcatgtctttggactgggggaggaaacccccgcagcacagggagaacatgcaaactccgcacacacatggccctggcgggaatcgaacccctgacctgtgaggcgaacgtgctaaccactaagccaccgtgcgccctgtaTAAAACCAAAGTGAACTAAATTTTCCATCAGATTTACCAAAGTTCTGCGTATGTTGATCAAGTGCAAAGTGCTTTCCCGAcagagctcatttgcatttaatgatgccaacaaaactccataaaaggtaaaggCACGGAGGGCGAGAAACACGAAATGAAGATTGAAAGAAAGGGCAGTGGAAATGGAAGATATGCGGACCAAGCAGACAAATTGACTAAATCCTTTCTGAACACACCCTTACATAGACTCCAAATTCTTTCTGAAATGTTGTATTACAGGTCGCTTTGCTACTTTTGACAACTCCAGTGTCTCCGGTTCATTAATGAGCTCAGGTTAGTgctctccaggttctccagattcctcccacctcccaaaaccatgcTAGTGGGTATGCAAAAACTGAAtgagaatgagtgaatgaacgTGTGTAGACACAAGTTCCTTACTGTTTTCTCCACTGTTTTCTCACGTTTCTTATTTATGGCCGAGCGGACAAACAGTACACAGATGCGTGAGGAACCTGCACATTAAGCTGGGTTAAATGAATTCATGGTTGGTCAACAGGTGGAGACAAACGACAAAAAATCTTCACATCCAAGTACTTGCCATAAAACATCCTCTGTATGCCTTCCGCAGAACAGAAAACGTGTTAAACGTTACTATTACACCCTCAGGTTGATTTTTAAAACCATTTGCACCAGGATTAGGACTATGATGAGGGGGGAAGTTTGACCTAGAGAGATACACTGCCAATCCTGTGGATTTTCTTATCAATTAATAGGTCTATGTTTACATGTATTATTTTATGAGCTGATTTGACTTGAACAAAAACGCTGTATGACGGTCATAAACAGGAGAACAAAGGTCCAGCTTTAAGGAAAAGGTGCAAAGTTCACAAGGTTTACAACCGAAAATGAATACACAAGTTTAGAGCAAACATCCTTTGCACACACTTGATTCAATTCAGTTCTTTTCAGGGCAACTTGGAACTGTATTGGGTAACTGTAAAGCTGCCCAAGACGGACAGCAAGAATTTAGGGATAGGATATAGTGGATGTCGTAAAAATGAAGTATAGTGCACAGAGTTTCCAGGGAAGGAGGCTGTTTTGGAGAAAAGTATTTCTTCAGCTGGGCTGTAAGAGGTGAAACCAGATGGAATTTGAAATGGTGGATGACAAAATAGTTATCAAAACATGACATGGATTTCAAAGCTCAGAGCGTGTAGATGAGcgaaatatataaatgtaaatttgtttTTATGGACAGCGTTTACTCGTTGGTGGACATGTGGTGGTCCTCTCCACTGATGGAGGAGTAACAAGCTGAGGATAGCCTGTAGACTAATTTTGTACATAATAAACCGGTAACTGGGTGTATAAACGTCTACCCTTGTGGATAAATCTCACACAGTTCAGATGACTGTGATTTTCACGTGCGAATATGTGAGTAATGTGTGCATGCCGTGAAACTGCACGTGAACTCAAGTAAACgtgataaataaaaccacaagtTCTATATGAAAAATGAACGTGAAAACATCTAcatgtgaataaaaatgaatcgtgttttttaaaaaaatcatgtacAGTTTAATTAGTCACATgaacataaataaattgtgtgtaaaCTAAAAATcatatctgaaaataaatgaactatGTGTTAAACATCACGTGAAAAATGAATTGTGTGTAAGTATAGCatgaaaaaatttaattgtgaaaaaaaagacTCACGTGGAAAATAAATCAGGTGTAAGAAttacgtgaaaataaatgaattgtgtaaaaaaaaatagtgaaatGAATCAAGTGGAAGAATCGTGTGAAAATCAATTAATTGTGTAAAAAATCCTtcaaaaatgaatcaaatgtaagaatcacatttgaaaagaaattaatcggATGTAAGAATCGTGAAAAATTAATCAAGTGtaagaatcacgtgaaaattaatgaatcagGTGTAAAAACACGTGAAAACTGAATCAGGTGTAACAATCACGTGAAAAACCAATTAATCatgaaaaaaatcacgtgaaaaatgaattgtgtaaaaatcacgtgTGAAAATTAATGAtcagatctttaaaaaaaaaaaaaatcaagtgaaaAATTAATCAGGTGTAAAAAAtgacgtgaaaataaataaataaataataccaaAATCAAAGCAGAGACACTACAAGTGAAAAGTCCACATATGAAAACGTGTGATACATAACGTGAATTGTGTAAAACACGTGTAAAATAACCGTGTGAAGTTTGAGAGTAAGGGTGAATACTGTACGGTGTTTCCGGTTTattgtgcatgcacacacagtcaGTTCGCAGCTCGGAATAGTTTTTGACTAAGAACCACGCAGCTCAGTGTGAGGGGTTAAATGAGATGATGGCTCATGCTGACAGGGAGAGAGTTACCGAGAAAGCGCGAGACACAGAACACCAGCTGCGCGCGCTCTCGGTGTTAACCGTGTATCAGATGTAAACAGCACAGAAAGGCTCGAGCAAATACTCGTGTTTAGTTCAGTGCCTTTTTGAACGGGGGACGCCAACAGACTCGGGAGGAAAAACCGTGTTTTTTCCGTCGTAAAtgattttttccttttgttgttTGGAAGTAAAAGTTGCTAAGGCAGACGGTGTGTTTACCTCCGCGCGCTCCCGGGGTCGCGTGAACATCAGGTGTTATACTGTATCTCGTTACAGATCAGGATTTCTCTCAGCTGTCAGTTGCCTCTGCCTCAGCTTCAAGTCTGACTCAAGACGGctttctattcatttatttatttttatcatgaaATGACTTCTTTCATGGAATTAACTgataaactgaactgaataacATTTGGACTCATCGTTCATATCCGCGGTCCATCTGTTTTTGCTGCTTTATTTTTTCCTATGAAGGGTTTGTTTCTTCTTAAACATTATTACTCATCACTGAAAACCTTCCAAAATGGAGATTTTTGTCATCAAACCACGGCATTTTAATGGAGTTGTCTggggtcattttttatttatttatttttttacatgagaAAGTAAAGGAATACTCGTTGAATACACCTGTACATCCTGTGCTCAATGAACCACCACCCTTCAACAAATTGGAAGTGAATCGGTTCATATTTAAGGCGAGTACGGCGAatcaattctttatttaaacgACTCTTTTTAAACGACTGTTGTGAGTAGAGCGATTCATTTGAAACTACTCCTTTAAATGAGTAGAGCTAGTCGATTCTTTTTACACGACTCTTTTAAGCGATAACAGAGATTCGACTCTTTTGAAACGACTCTTAAGTCAGTAGAGAGAGTTGATTCCTTTTAAACGACTCGTTTAATTTAAGTAAAGCGAATAGATCATTTTTACGCTACTCTTTTTAAGTACAGCGAATCGGTTCTTTTAAAGCTACTATTTTTAAGTGAGTTCAGCGAATCGATTCTTTTGAAACAACTCCTTTAAATGAGTAGAGCTAATCGATTCTTTTAAAGCTACTCTTTTAAGTGAGTAGAGCGAATCGATTCTTAGTAAGCTACTCTTTTTAAGGGAGTGCAGCGAATCGATTCTTTTTAAACTACCCATTTTATTTGAGTAGAGCGAATCGATTCTTTTTATACGACTCTTTTAAGTTAGTAGAGCGAATCGATTTGAAATTATGTGTTGTTTACACACtattgtttacattatttactCCATTTTGAATTGtaaatgtgtttcatttttatcacTTACATGGAAATAATTTTTACATATGTAGATATGAATCAGCTGGGTTTTAAAATTGCCTACATGGCGGCCTATTTCTAGATGGCCCCTAAAAGCAATTAATTCAGCACAAGTTCAAACAGAACTAATTCGTATTAACAATAGTTTACATTGATGGTGAGAAAGAATCAAATCAGCAAAAGGAGTCGTGATGCGTATAGCTACACCTGAGAACTCAGCACTGCAGGATGGGGGCTAGGCAGTCCAAAGGCCCCGAGGCTGGCTCCAGACCGCTCCAGAGGGTTTGGAGACGAGCTCAGGGCTCTTTCCTGCTCCGCTCATCCTCCAGCGAGCGGCCACAGAATCCAGGGGTGCCTGCGCCGTACCACCGTCGCGTTGGCATGATTCAGGACATGCTGCTGAAGGCAAAGGAGGGGAGACAGGAGGAGGCCAGTGAGCTGCTGAAAAGTCTGAGACAGGTAACATAATcacaattgaatttttttttggtaagatAAGTACCACTTTTCTTAAACAGGATGCCAAGTAGACTGAAAGTAACAAAGACCTTTTGTGGTGTAATGggccaagtttttttttttgtcactttcTGCTATTGTGAatggtcatgtgtgtgtgtgtataatatacacacacacacagtcaggtgaaaaaataagtaccacctatggaaattgttggctttgggacatatttggacaagcaaacatttgatcatctttgaaacagtgtctattaataaagtacTTAACCATACTTACTTATACAAAACCATAagaaaaatgagctttttcaatcatttattcaacagaaatatcaatagatgtgattctgtggaaaaagtaagtacacccttggcctcagaagctagtatttccccctttagcagaaataacttcttgtaggcgttttgcataactgTCCGCCAGACTCTGACATcgacttgctggaatttttgaccactcttctgtGCAATATTCTGTCacttgcaagatgtttgagggttttctggcatgtactgcccgtttcaaatcccccgaCAACGTTAAAATGGGATtaaaatccgggctttgactaggccattccataaccctccatttctgctttttgagccattccttggtggatttgctagtgtgcttaggatcattatcctggtgAAAGATCCACTTtaggttcaacttcaactttcagacagatggcctcacttTATCTTCACgcgctctttgatatgatgcagaattcacaggtgaatcaatgaatgcaagctctccagtccctgaggcagcgaagcaaccccaaaccataacatttccaccaccctgcttcacagttggtatgaggtgcttctactgaaaagctgtctttggtctgcgccagacatgtctgctgttactgcaGGCAAACAACTCtgtctttgattcgtctgtccagagtctTACTCCAAaagtctttgcctatatgctcattggcaaactgtagtcttgcaaaagctttttcctgacacgcctcccatgcaggtcaaatttgtgcaatctctttctgattgtagaagcatgaactttgacaccaacaattgcaagacttactagcacatcctgtgatgaaatttttgggggtcttggagacttctttttgcatcagacagtctgctctttgGATGAATTTGCTTGGACggtcagtcctggacaaatcGGCAGTCGCTTGAAATTTGTACCACTTGTAGAtgtttttccttacagtggaatgatgtatttcaaataatttagagattgttttaaatcccttgcgggactcataggcatccacagcctttttttctgaaggccttacagaaccctttagatcttggcatgataacACCACACGCCTcagtaacaaagggaacaccagacactagatatgagaggggtttaaatgtTGGAGGAAAGCGCCATCCGCCCttttccgcatacatgagctctcAGATACCCATGAGTGGctagtgttgatgtgattgacatggaagagagagtatgccaccccTCCTACCCAGAAAGCACAGCCACTTTTGTTGCCTTGGCTCCCGGGATTGTGAGACCTTACTAAATTTTTTAATCCTGGTTACAGCCCTGATTAGGTTGAAAAGCACTAGTGTATTCCTTTAAGATGATTGAAATGCAATAAAATTTTGtattctctctcagtctcttatAGTTAGAGCCTTAAGCATTAtctcaaactaaaaaaaaaaaagctctggctccttttcaaacacacacacactgagaatcTTGTAAAGTAAAGATTATGCCTCTTcatctgacctctctctctctctctctctctctcagaaacaGTATACCTCAGAGAAAAGAGAATGGACTTATCAGTCCATGAATATTTCATAAGTTCTTGCATTCATTAGTGTGCACGGGTAATGCGGAAGACCACCTGCCTCTACACGTCCTCTCTCGGTTTGCAGTCAAATGCATTAGCCCCTCCCAGACACTCACCGTATTTGTTGAGTACGCTTTAAcgcaaaacacacagaaacacatctCTATTTTCCTGGCTAGGACATTAAAGGGAAGCTCATTGGCTTTAGCGCTTTAGATAGAATTCTTGTTTCCTGTCATTTAGCCGGTTTAATGCTAATAACAAGGTTCAGGTGCTGCTGGAAGACCTCATTTCACTTATTTGCTCTTATGCTGTCTCTCTATGGTCATTAAACTCTGGAGTCATCACACTTAAGGCACCTGTGGTCtaaatctctgtctctctctctctctctctctcatatgcaAACACCCACACATATGCCGCTATACCTTTCATTACTGCGATGCAAATCAATATAGAACCCACATACAACCCTGTCTTTCTGATCATCTCATACAGTTGCCAGAACAGAAGTCCATTATTCCCCATAGGCAAACAGAGGCGTTGAGGAATGGAGGTGCAGCATCAATAATGTCAGCGTCCTGACCTTAAAACAAAACCTCACAAAGTTAGGCTTCAACCAAAACCTTGCTTCACGTAGGTGAAAATGAACTaatgaattcatcttcagtaaccgcttcatcctggtcaggtttGTGGAACATCAGGAGAGAGGAGGGAATAGACCTTGGTTGGGAAGCCAGTTTATCGCAGGGCACTATGAACATAAATATTCACAGTATTTTAATGTAGAGTAGCCAACAGTGGAGGCTTATTTCATTGATTTCCTCACCTTTATAGATGTTGTGCAATCATAGGTCAGCACACTCAGTGCCCCATTTATCTCCATAGACCAGACCCTCCGGTGCAACAGGGGTGAGAGGTTTTGACCCGGCTCTTTTCAAACTACTCAGGTGGTGGCCCAGCACTTCAGGCAATACCAGACAAGTCTGactcagtacaaaaaaaaaacaatcaaaacttCCAGTTCAGCTCCTAAAGGGGATCTCCTATGAGCTATAAAGGGTTTAACTGCGCTTTGGTGCTCACTGGCGCTTAATAATCGTGTGTTGAATCGGTATCGCTAATGTTTCAATATTTGAAGCGAAGTATGCACATATTCTGTTTTCTGAATCAATGATAGGAACATTCCTCAAATGACATTCTTCAAATAATGTAAAGTAAGACTTGCTGGAAGAAATGTTTAACGAAACAGACAAATTCTACAGTGACAAACAGCCTACTGCAGAACGTGAACATGTCTTCGATTAGAATTAGTGTTatctaaatgtattttttgttgttgttgctgttattagCTGCCTGAgaagtaaaaatacaaaatgaagcGTGTGGGGTCGAATGTGCCATGTTATTGTGTTATCTAAATCAGACTCAGACCCTGGCTCCATATGGCGCTAAAAGCAAACTACAtagtctgtatgtttttatagaCAAATGAAAAGCATAAAATTTTGCCCTAGCACTTCTAGAGGCCCGCTGGGACAGGATTCACACTGCCCCATGCTCACACTAGGAACATTTTCAGTTGAGGAGGCGCAGTGGACATGACAGCTAATGGCAGGGTTGCCAGTGTTGTGGTTTTCATACCAAAATTGACTATTTCAAAAGTACTTAGTGAATGCCAGGatattgttttatagcaaatcatctgaattaaatctaatatatttctgcaaactaagtgtaagtgcagacagtgtgtttacaatgtacagaaccatttcggTTGTAAGATAAATTGCGAGGCTTGGAGTTGGGTAAAGGGGTTTGTATTCTGATTCTAATTGCCATTAAAgtaaacatgtgaaaaataataaataaaataataataattatggaaAGCAGTACCTGGAAGTTGGGGGTCACTTGGAGAAGCACCCCTGCATGTGTTGCACACGAAAGTGTTTTTATGAGACATACATGTTTCACTGTATGTACAATTTAGGCATGCAaatgatgctgtgtgtgtgtgtttgtaggatttaGGTATGGAGTCGACATCTCTGGATGATGTGTTGTACCGGTATGCGAGCTTCCGCAGTATGGTGGACCCTATCACCCATGACCTTATTATCAGCCTTGCTCGCTATGTGCACTGTCCAAAAACGGTGagatcactcactcactcactcattcactcactcacactctctctctctctctctctctgtgtgtgttttcaatttttcttccttatatccttccttccttcccttgtTCCTTCCTTTTGTCTttccttatgtttttttttacacttctgTCTTACCTTCCTGTACTTCCTACTTTTCTTCTTGAATCCTTCATTCCTTTTATTCTTACTTTCCTtcattcttccttccttttggtataccttttctttttttttcactccttCCTTTATGGAAATTGgtaggaaggaatgaaggagggaattaaatgaacaaattaatgaACGAATATATTAGAGAATAAAAGAGTgaaaggaaggaatgaatgagtgatgagcgaatgaaaggaaggaaggaaggaatgaatgcAAGAATGAACgacaggaaggaaagaaggaaggaaggatgggaGAATGGAAAGGATGAtcggaagaaaggaaggaggtAAACATTTGGACAAATTCGGTAAATCACAGGCTGAAGGATCAAGAACTCAAGGAGGCATCAGttacatctttctttctttctttctttctatctttctcacCTTCGTTCCTTATGTCATTCCTTCTCCTTTGTTCATTTACAACAACCTTACAGCAACTCGTTCTATTTTTAGACTACTTTAGACAAAGAATGGCTGATTTTAGAAAGtagaaaacgtgtgtgtgtgtgtgtgtgtgtgtgtgtgtgtgtgtgtgtgtgactcagcaTTACTGCAGAGAAGAGTTTCCTCATTACTGCTGTAGTCTCAGGTTATTACAGAGAGGAGACAGTGATGGTGCACATGGAGCTGCAGTGATATAAGACACCATCACTCCAGTCTTATAGACAAACACtggctctctcacactcacctaTATATagcatcttcagcatcaacctggggaccacagacacacacacacacacacacacacacacacaaaccgcTTAATTTGAAAACACAGGGCTGTTTGAAAGGTTTGCTTTTGTCATTTGCTTTGGTTGGTTATCCTTATTAATGTGTGTCCCTCCCCCTgggcgcgcgcacacacacacacacacacacacacacacacacacacacacacacacttttttatcCTGCATAGGTTGTGAAGTTAATAGGCGAGCCGCAGGTCTTtccatatttatattcattttacaaacattattcatcatgtgtgcgtgtgcgtgtgtgtgtgtgtgtgcgcctgccTGTGCATTCTTAATCAGCGTTTTTGATGTTTCCCAGTGCCCAAGCTCTATTGTGTCCCGTCAGTGTGTTTGTGGCGTTTGGCTGAGCTTCTCTTGAATGGGTGCACAGGAAAGGAAGAGAGGATGAAAGAGAAATTCTCTAGTGAGGCATTAGCATAGAGCCTGTTGAGCTTAAACACAcatacccccccacacacacataccccccacacacacatacacacacacacacacacacacaccatcagcaAGACCCTCATTTCTGCAAAATGAGTCACTCATCATAGTTCTGCATGGCTAGACTTCTACTGTTTTTGTTAGAGTTAATGAAccggggacacacacacacacacacacttacagaagGATGGAAAGATGTCGGATGCAGAGACAGAGTAATGGAGACGAGGACGTAATTTGAGTCTGATAATTTGTCACAGCGTGTGGGTGTTTGTGCGTCTGTGTGCGTATGCACTCTATAcgtgcgtgtttgtgtttgtgtgggtgcaCTGtaagtgcaagtgtgtgtgcgttctGAGAGAAGACGAAAAGAGATTAGaagaataatgataatgataacgataatgagtctttattggtcacatatacaaattattttcttcgcatatgccaccatgttaggaggttggggtccgAGCGCAGGGTCCTAGCGCGGGGCCAGAGCGCGGGGCCCGAGCGCGGGGTCCGAGCGCGGGGTCCCAGAGCGGGGTctgagtgcagggtcagccatgacactgcgcccctggagcagagagaatagacaaaataaagaaataaataaaggtggTGAAGACCGAAATGTGACACATGATCTAGATGAAACTACAGTGCTGTaaagcaaatacacacacacacacacacacacacacacacacacattatctgtACCTGTATTTCCTGGAGGAAGCTGTTTTATAGCCCTTTCTTTTCCACTAGACTGTTCAGTATAAAATCTGTGATCCACGCATTTTGTTGTTGTCTCCAGTTTCAAGAGACTTGGCCCGAACACAAACGTATAGGAGGAGACCActgattaatcaattaatcagcCATGACTGCCTCAAGCCATAATTTGAAAGAAAAGCAGGGCTGTGTCTCATACCAAATACAGTACTACCGGTCTATATAATCAGTCTGCACAGGATTTCTCAGagcttttttgtgattgttgcagccaaaaatgcttgattgcttgaaaaaataaaaacatttgtgatGCAGTTTGTGGAGatttttgtgcctttttgcagaaaactatttGGCAAAATGGTAATCgaatgaaatagttttgcacggtctgtcacagtgatgtttgtcagTAAATGaaatcttttagctgtactgaaatcaaagggggctttggctgaatacgtgttgcgatgatgtcacatggcgcGTTTTGGCCCAAATGGACAGGTCAGAGAAAGACGAGGTGATGTCACTGAgctcacattttccccattttgtTTGACGTGCACATTAACGGAAGCTAGTTCATCTGATCCACATACTCAGTTCTGAAAGGACGCAAATGCTGCCTATGTAGGGATTGGTATGCATGTATGAACAGTCTGTGTTCTCCTTGATGTAATGAACAGACAGCAGGAAAGTGATCCAAGGTCACAAATGCATATCTGGAACTCTGGAACGCGACTCCATTTGTGACTCCCCGTAGTGAGAGGCGATCCATAAAGCCTGTGATTGGGCAGACATACGCCCCATGGCGCCCTGGACCATGGAGAGCTCCTGCTGGGTagctccatgtgtgtgtgtgggtggatggtgtgggggggggatcaGGTTGCAGAGCTGACAGTAAAAGAGCCTGCGCTAAAGTGAGTAGAGAGagtgaacaagagagagagagaatgagagatggagagtATTTGTTGCGAAAGAGGCTCAGGAGGCTCAGGTTGAACAGATCAATACCCAACTGCACAGTGGATAAATAGCTGATTAATTTTAACACATCATACCTgaccttgctctctctctctctctctctctctctctctctcacaggaaGGTGAGTCTCTGAGTGCCATGGAGAAGGTGTGTCGCCAGTTGACATACCACCTGAGCCCTCATCCACGTTGGAGGCGGCAGGGTCTTCTGAAGGGAAAACCCCAGGGCAGGTGAGCTCCTCAC
Proteins encoded:
- the LOC128603406 gene encoding leucine-rich repeat-containing protein 75A: MGARQSKGPEAGSRPLQRVWRRAQGSFLLRSSSSERPQNPGVPAPYHRRVGMIQDMLLKAKEGRQEEASELLKSLRQDLGMESTSLDDVLYRYASFRSMVDPITHDLIISLARYVHCPKTEGESLSAMEKVCRQLTYHLSPHPRWRRQGLLKGKPQGSVKAVLSVSPDGTVDLSGLTLSRRDAERLVLYLQRNSALVRSVELGFTELTDDTLLMLLPTLSALPALESLVLNGNRLTRGVLRHLTDALKEPRSFPALAWVDLGNNVDIFSLPQAFLLSLRKRCPKQGNLPTIQEQPEQGGGACGTAGLEEVGEDPD